The proteins below come from a single Kryptolebias marmoratus isolate JLee-2015 linkage group LG12, ASM164957v2, whole genome shotgun sequence genomic window:
- the rangap1a gene encoding ran GTPase-activating protein 1a isoform X2 produces MATDIVAQLADSLAKTAVEDGELSYKGQGRKLDDAKSVEDMVKEIQDFEGLQALRLEGNTFGVEAAQAIAKALEAKSDFKRCYWSDMFTGRLRSEIPPALNSLGGALMLAGARLTVLDLSDNAFGPDGVKGIEGLLKSVACFTLQELRLNNCGMGIGGGKILAASLMQCHQKSSAENTPLRLKVFVAGRNRLENDGATALAQAFKLMGSLEEVHMPQNGINHPGVTALALAMQQNPGLRILNLNDNTFTEKGAVAMAQALKDLRSIQVINFGDCLVRPEGARAIADTVSEGLPILKELNLSYGEITAEAALAVVQAVKNKDQLEKLDLNGNCLGDDGCKALKDAMEEMNMGEFLGSLSDDEGEPEDEEDEDVDEDEDEEDEDVEEEEEEEEEEEEEEEGEESSQNKLSTPTSAPRPPDVSSFLSFPSPDKLLKLGAKRALLVQQQVDVTDAAKTAEAFLKIASVYKENNEVKNAVLDTIDGLLRKAFSTPSFQGYSFVSSLLVLLGLIKSEDKVKPVLVVPGHLHALEHIVRQDYFPKESVAVLEAFVSR; encoded by the exons ATGGCGACAGACATTGTTGCACAGTTGGCTGACTCTCTTGCCAAGACTGCGGTCGAAGATGGAGAGCTGAGTTACAAAGGTCAGGGAAGGAAACTGGACGATGCTAAGTCAG TGGAGGACATGGTGAAGGAGATCCAGGACTTTGAGGGTTTGCAGGCTCTCAGGCTGGAGGGAAACACATTCGGCGTGGAGGCGGCGCAGGCCATCGCCAAGGCCCTGGAGGCAAAGAGCGACTTTAAG CGCTGTTATTGGAGCGACATGTTTACTGGTCGGCTGCGCTCTGAAATCCCTCCTGCCCTG aATTCACTGGGTGGCGCACTGATGCTAGCGGGTGCCAGGCTGACCGTTTTAGACCTCAGCGACAACGCGTTTGGACCCGATGGTGTAAAGGGCATTGAGGGCCTGCTAAAGAGCGTAGCCTGCTTCACGCTGCAGGAACTTCGTCTAAATAACTGCGGCATGGGCATCGGAGGAGGCAAG ATTTTGGCCGCTTCGTTGATGCAGTGTCATCAAAAGTCCAGTGCAGAGAACACCCCCCTCCGCCTGAAGGTGTTTGTTGCAGGAAGGAACCGACTGGAAAACGATGGAGCCACTGCTCTTGCTCAAGCCTTCAAG CTGATGGGCAGCCTGGAGGAGGTTCACATGCCCCAGAATGGCATCAATCACCCTGGTGTGACAGCACTGGCCTTAGCCATGCAGCAGAACCCAGGACTCCGAATCCTAAACCTCAATGACAACACCTTTACTGAGAAGGGGGCCGTCGCCATGGCTCAG GCGCTGAAAGACCTGCGGAGCATCCAGGTGATCAACTTTGGAGACTGTCTGGTTCGGCCAGAAGGCGCTAGAGCGATTGCAGATACAGTGTCGGAGGGGCTGCCGATCCTCAAG GAGCTGAATCTGTCGTACGGTGAGATCACAGCAGAAGCTGCTCTGGCTGTCGTACAGGCAGTGAAGAACAAGGACCAGCTGGAAAAACTGGACCTGAACG GTAACTGTCTAGGAGACGATGGCTGCAAAGCTCTGAAAGACGCCATGGAGGAGATGAACATGGGCGAGTTTCTAGGATCACTGAG TGATGACGAGGGCGAGCCTGAGGACGAAGAGGATGAGGACgtggatgaggatgaggatgaagaggatgaggacgtggaggaggaggaagaagaagaggaggaggaggaggaggaggaggagggagaggaaagCAGCCAGAACAAG CTGTCCACTCCTACATCAGCTCCCCGACCACCAGACGTCTCGTCATTCCTTAGCTTTCCCTCTCCAGACAAGCTGCTCAAACTGGGCGCCAAGAGAGCCCTGCTGGTCCAGCAGCAG GTGGATGTGACAGACGCggcaaaaacagctgaagcctTCCTGAAGATCGCATCTGTGTACAAGGAGAACAATGAAGTGAAGAACGCGGTGTTGGACACCATTG atggCCTCCTGAGGAAAGCGTTCAGCACTCCTTCCTTCCAAGGCTACAGTTTTGTATCGTCTTTGCTGGTCCTGCTCGGCCTTATCAAG AGTGAGGACAAAGTGAAGCCCGTGCTCGTGGTCCCGGGCCACCTCCACGCCTTGGAGCACATAGTTCGACAGGACTACTTCCCCAAAGAGAGCGTGGCTGTGCTGGAGGCTTTCGTCTCCCGGTAA
- the rangap1a gene encoding ran GTPase-activating protein 1a isoform X1 — protein MATDIVAQLADSLAKTAVEDGELSYKGQGRKLDDAKSVEDMVKEIQDFEGLQALRLEGNTFGVEAAQAIAKALEAKSDFKRCYWSDMFTGRLRSEIPPALNSLGGALMLAGARLTVLDLSDNAFGPDGVKGIEGLLKSVACFTLQELRLNNCGMGIGGGKILAASLMQCHQKSSAENTPLRLKVFVAGRNRLENDGATALAQAFKLMGSLEEVHMPQNGINHPGVTALALAMQQNPGLRILNLNDNTFTEKGAVAMAQALKDLRSIQVINFGDCLVRPEGARAIADTVSEGLPILKELNLSYGEITAEAALAVVQAVKNKDQLEKLDLNGNCLGDDGCKALKDAMEEMNMGEFLGSLSDDEGEPEDEEDEDVDEDEDEEDEDVEEEEEEEEEEEEEEEGEESSQNKLSTPTSAPRPPDVSSFLSFPSPDKLLKLGAKRALLVQQQVDVTDAAKTAEAFLKIASVYKENNEVKNAVLDTIDGLLRKAFSTPSFQGYSFVSSLLVLLGLIKSEDKVKPVLVVPGHLHALEHIVRQDYFPKESVAVLEAFVSRSGKSLESCGNARNSLQSTLQRVRSQS, from the exons ATGGCGACAGACATTGTTGCACAGTTGGCTGACTCTCTTGCCAAGACTGCGGTCGAAGATGGAGAGCTGAGTTACAAAGGTCAGGGAAGGAAACTGGACGATGCTAAGTCAG TGGAGGACATGGTGAAGGAGATCCAGGACTTTGAGGGTTTGCAGGCTCTCAGGCTGGAGGGAAACACATTCGGCGTGGAGGCGGCGCAGGCCATCGCCAAGGCCCTGGAGGCAAAGAGCGACTTTAAG CGCTGTTATTGGAGCGACATGTTTACTGGTCGGCTGCGCTCTGAAATCCCTCCTGCCCTG aATTCACTGGGTGGCGCACTGATGCTAGCGGGTGCCAGGCTGACCGTTTTAGACCTCAGCGACAACGCGTTTGGACCCGATGGTGTAAAGGGCATTGAGGGCCTGCTAAAGAGCGTAGCCTGCTTCACGCTGCAGGAACTTCGTCTAAATAACTGCGGCATGGGCATCGGAGGAGGCAAG ATTTTGGCCGCTTCGTTGATGCAGTGTCATCAAAAGTCCAGTGCAGAGAACACCCCCCTCCGCCTGAAGGTGTTTGTTGCAGGAAGGAACCGACTGGAAAACGATGGAGCCACTGCTCTTGCTCAAGCCTTCAAG CTGATGGGCAGCCTGGAGGAGGTTCACATGCCCCAGAATGGCATCAATCACCCTGGTGTGACAGCACTGGCCTTAGCCATGCAGCAGAACCCAGGACTCCGAATCCTAAACCTCAATGACAACACCTTTACTGAGAAGGGGGCCGTCGCCATGGCTCAG GCGCTGAAAGACCTGCGGAGCATCCAGGTGATCAACTTTGGAGACTGTCTGGTTCGGCCAGAAGGCGCTAGAGCGATTGCAGATACAGTGTCGGAGGGGCTGCCGATCCTCAAG GAGCTGAATCTGTCGTACGGTGAGATCACAGCAGAAGCTGCTCTGGCTGTCGTACAGGCAGTGAAGAACAAGGACCAGCTGGAAAAACTGGACCTGAACG GTAACTGTCTAGGAGACGATGGCTGCAAAGCTCTGAAAGACGCCATGGAGGAGATGAACATGGGCGAGTTTCTAGGATCACTGAG TGATGACGAGGGCGAGCCTGAGGACGAAGAGGATGAGGACgtggatgaggatgaggatgaagaggatgaggacgtggaggaggaggaagaagaagaggaggaggaggaggaggaggaggagggagaggaaagCAGCCAGAACAAG CTGTCCACTCCTACATCAGCTCCCCGACCACCAGACGTCTCGTCATTCCTTAGCTTTCCCTCTCCAGACAAGCTGCTCAAACTGGGCGCCAAGAGAGCCCTGCTGGTCCAGCAGCAG GTGGATGTGACAGACGCggcaaaaacagctgaagcctTCCTGAAGATCGCATCTGTGTACAAGGAGAACAATGAAGTGAAGAACGCGGTGTTGGACACCATTG atggCCTCCTGAGGAAAGCGTTCAGCACTCCTTCCTTCCAAGGCTACAGTTTTGTATCGTCTTTGCTGGTCCTGCTCGGCCTTATCAAG AGTGAGGACAAAGTGAAGCCCGTGCTCGTGGTCCCGGGCCACCTCCACGCCTTGGAGCACATAGTTCGACAGGACTACTTCCCCAAAGAGAGCGTGGCTGTGCTGGAGGCTTTCGTCTCCCG
- the LOC108236119 gene encoding golgin subfamily B member 1-like — MKAENDQLAKKLEAASCLLEEKCLESSTYTNNMQFKLDEALSLNNLLTAQIEAQKTELGAQLEINNLLQKEKSDFSEKLETLQNNYNLQLGKKDDTIKELNDIIAKHRQETISLNEKVRILEDDKLLLQEELENAQEISDKGKNENEYLETVILKNSERIDELTESVSILQTQKAKLTAQLTANEETSNQISREKEEQQLKLVREFEEKLKTVQRGNEGSKNMKRELQELLKEKHQEINQLQQNCIRYQEVILDLESALKSSQSLGELLKEEMRKGLEKSSALEERSKQVEAELITFKKLLQEAEEKVRSIESEIDQLAFKVSQHNKQPEKTKLSQSVEETQMYMQNQLHQQIDELKNLKEKERQRVDELMQQLDTKDLEINTLKRAAETNEARLSALSSTPHAADTSRLWDDLYQKCLNKKDNQLLEQGSMITRFLEDMRRKDKELNELQVTKSRLERTLNDYSVAASAHQRQMFIMSATNAELSENAEVMAVQVKELATRVERLEQEKNALNQQLTDKEDTISQLQLHHEQMDKINTDIEAQLHLLQTQCDKFQADFEKQEGISLQLKTILQSKDAEISSLLSCRDGQMSGYLEQLQANYHSQASVYENRLTSLHYQREKADKKMRAFKALSLMTSDDWA; from the exons ATGAAGGCAGAAAACGACCAACTAGCCAAAAAGCTTGAAGCAGCCAGCTGTTTGTTGGAAGAGAAGTGCTTGGAGTCCAGTACATACACAAACAACATGCAGTTTAAACTCGATGAAGCTCTcagtttgaataatttattaactgCTCAGATTGAAGCCCAAAAAACTGAACTTGGTGCACAACTTGAAATTAACAATCTGTTACAAAAGGAGAAATCAGATTTCTCTGAAAAATTagaaacacttcaaaataattataacttGCAGCTGGGAAAGAAAGATGACACCATCAAAGAGTTGAACGACATTATTGCCAAGCACCGCCAGGAGACGATTAGTCTGAATGAGAAGGTGAGAATCCTGGAGGACGACAAATTGCTTCTGCAGGAGGAGCTCGAGAATGCTCAGGAGATTTCAGACAAAGGGAAAAACGAAAATGAATATTTGGAAACAGTGATCCTGAAGAATTCTGAGAGAATCGATGAACTGACAGAGTCAGTGAGCATTCTGCAAACCCAGAAGGCCAAGTTGACTGCTCAGCTCACAGCGAATGAAGAGACGAGCAATCAAATCAGTCGAGaaaaggaggagcagcagctcaagTTAGTCCGAGAGTTTGAGGAGAAACTCAAGACTGTTCAAAGAGGCAATGAGGGCTCCAAAAACATGAAGAGAGAACTGCAAGAGCTGCTCAAAGAAAAGCACCAGGAGATAAATCAGCTTCAACAAAACTGCATCAGATACCAGGAGGTCATTTTAGATTTAGAAAGCGCTTTAAAGAGCTCCCAGTCACTCGGTGAACTTTTGAAAGAAGAAATGAGGAAAGGCTTGGAGAAGTCATCTGCATTGGAGGAGAGAAGTAAACAAGTTGAGGCAGAGTTGATTACCTTCAAGAAACTCCTCCAGGAAGCTGAGGAGAAAGTCAGGAGCATTGAGTCTGAAATAGACCAGCTGGCCTTCAAAGTATCACAACACAATAAACagccagagaaaacaaaattgtcACAAAGTGTCGAAGAAACACAAATGTACATGCAGAATCAGTTACATCAACAAATAGATGAGCTCAAAAATCTGAAGGAGAAAGAACGTCAAAGAGTGGATGAACTGATGCAACAGCTGGACACTAAAGATCTTGAGATAAACACTCTAAAGAGAGCAGCCGAGACCAATGAAGCCAGACTGTCTGCTTTGTCTTCAACTCCACACGCAGCTGATACCTCCAGACTCTGGGATGATTTGTACCAAAAGTGTCTAAACAAGAAGGACAACCAGCTCCTGGAACAAGGCTCCATGATCACCAGGTTCCTGGAGGACATGAGAAGAAAAGATAAGGAACTGAATGAGCTACAAGTGACTAAATCAAGACTTGAAAGGACACTGAATGATTACTCTGTAGCTGCCTCTGCACATCAGAGACAGATGTTTATCATGAGTGCGACCAACGCTGAACTGAGTGAAAATGCAGAAGTCATGGCTGTGCAGGTAAAGGAACTTGCCACACGAGTGGAAAGACtagagcaagaaaaaaatgctttgaatcAACAGCTCACTGACAAAGAAGACACGATTTCCCAACTGCAGCTTCACCATGAGCAGATGGATAAGATAAATACAGACATTGAAGCTCAGCTGCACCTTTTACAGACTCAATGTGACAAATTTCAAGCAGACTTTGAAAAGCAAGAGGGAATTTCTCTTCAACTCAAAACGATCCTTCAGAGCAAAGATGCAGAgatttcctctctgctctcctgTAGAGATGGCCAAATGTCTGGGTATCTGGAGCAACTCCAGGCTAATTATCACAGCCAGGCATCAGTTTATGAGAACAGGCTTACATCTTTACACTACCAACGAGaaaaagctgacaaaaagaTGAGAGCCTTTAAAGCTTTGAGTTTGATGACTAGTGATGACTGG GCCTGA